The Candidatus Zixiibacteriota bacterium genome includes a window with the following:
- the pepF gene encoding oligoendopeptidase F, giving the protein MGDATAATKAIKQRDQIEDKHKWQLTDIYASEEAWEEDYRKAEAIIKKASEYQGRLPESPALLYECLKTKSDLSLTVFCLFQYAHLSRDLDNRVSKYQEYDDRAARLGAEASAAFSYIEPELLEIDEATLRSMAAEFPVKDEFDFYIDELIRSRGHIRSKEVEELLAQASMVTRAPNNIFTMLNDADLVYPTIKDEDGDEVRLTKQRFMKFMESQDRRVRQDAHDRFYSVYKDHLNTTGAAYSSSVTADIFASRARRFDSCLQAALYDDNIPEAVYRGLIENTEADITCMHDYVKLRKRILKIDAVKSYDMICPLFPDRDYEVPYDQAIEEILVALQPLGDKYIAKLKEAFSSRWIDVFETEGKGSGAYSWGNYRVHPFVLMNYSDTVDNMFTLAHEMGHAMHSFLSSTNQHFAKSQYSIFVAEVASTLNEGLLLQHLLKKAVDDQDRLYLLNRHVDNTSGTYFNQVMYAHFELMTHEQVEQGGALSPEVMNKMWSDLTARYFGDGFEIDEFTPMKWSRVPHFYNAFYVFQYATSYAASQAILDKFLAGEAGIVDKYLTLLSSGGNAHPIEQLQKCGVDMTKSDAVKATIKLFADQIKQMGEMAG; this is encoded by the coding sequence ATGGGCGATGCAACCGCGGCTACCAAAGCAATCAAGCAACGCGATCAAATCGAAGATAAGCACAAATGGCAACTGACCGATATCTACGCTTCTGAAGAGGCCTGGGAAGAGGATTATCGCAAGGCCGAGGCGATCATCAAAAAGGCCTCGGAATACCAGGGACGCCTGCCGGAATCACCGGCGCTCCTCTACGAGTGTCTCAAGACCAAAAGCGATCTTTCACTCACCGTGTTTTGCCTGTTCCAATACGCTCATTTGAGTCGCGACCTGGATAATAGGGTTTCCAAATACCAGGAATATGACGACCGCGCCGCCCGTCTCGGCGCGGAGGCTTCGGCAGCGTTTTCGTATATCGAGCCGGAATTGCTCGAGATTGACGAGGCAACTCTACGCAGTATGGCGGCTGAGTTCCCGGTCAAAGATGAGTTTGATTTTTACATCGATGAGTTGATCCGCTCACGCGGGCATATTCGCTCCAAGGAGGTCGAAGAACTGCTGGCCCAGGCGAGTATGGTTACCCGCGCTCCGAACAACATCTTTACCATGCTTAACGATGCCGACCTGGTCTATCCGACTATCAAAGACGAGGACGGCGATGAGGTCCGGCTGACCAAGCAGCGGTTCATGAAATTCATGGAGTCGCAGGATCGTCGCGTGCGCCAAGATGCCCACGACCGGTTTTATTCGGTTTACAAGGATCACCTTAATACTACCGGCGCAGCTTATTCCAGTAGCGTCACAGCGGATATTTTCGCTTCCCGGGCTCGGCGCTTCGATAGTTGCCTTCAGGCGGCTCTCTACGACGACAATATCCCGGAAGCGGTCTATCGTGGTCTGATCGAGAACACCGAGGCGGATATCACCTGCATGCACGACTATGTGAAACTGCGTAAGCGGATTCTCAAAATCGACGCCGTCAAATCGTACGATATGATCTGCCCGCTCTTTCCGGACCGCGACTACGAAGTCCCCTACGACCAGGCGATCGAGGAGATATTGGTGGCGTTGCAGCCGCTCGGCGATAAGTATATCGCAAAGCTCAAGGAAGCGTTCAGCAGTCGCTGGATCGATGTTTTCGAGACTGAGGGGAAAGGGAGCGGGGCATATAGCTGGGGCAACTATCGGGTGCATCCGTTTGTCCTGATGAACTACAGCGACACGGTTGACAACATGTTCACCCTGGCGCACGAGATGGGACATGCCATGCACAGCTTCCTGTCCTCGACCAACCAGCATTTTGCCAAATCGCAGTATTCGATTTTCGTAGCCGAGGTGGCTTCGACGCTTAACGAGGGTCTGCTTCTGCAGCATCTGCTCAAGAAGGCGGTCGACGACCAGGATCGGCTGTATTTGCTCAACCGCCATGTCGACAACACCTCCGGGACGTATTTCAATCAGGTTATGTATGCTCATTTCGAGCTGATGACTCACGAGCAAGTCGAGCAGGGCGGGGCGTTGTCGCCCGAAGTGATGAACAAAATGTGGTCCGACCTGACCGCGCGTTATTTCGGTGACGGGTTCGAGATCGATGAATTCACGCCGATGAAATGGAGCCGGGTGCCGCATTTCTACAACGCCTTCTACGTGTTCCAGTATGCGACCTCGTATGCCGCCTCACAGGCTATCCTGGACAAGTTCCTAGCGGGCGAGGCGGGGATTGTCGACAAGTATCTGACGCTGTTGTCTTCAGGCGGCAATGCCCATCCGATCGAACAGCTTCAGAAATGCGGCGTGGATATGACTAAATCGGACGCGGTTAAGGCGACGATCAAATTGTTCGCCGACCAGATCAAACAGATGGGGGAGATGGCCGGATAA